Proteins encoded together in one Quercus lobata isolate SW786 chromosome 3, ValleyOak3.0 Primary Assembly, whole genome shotgun sequence window:
- the LOC115980893 gene encoding uncharacterized protein LOC115980893, producing MSIRQQEDVTLRSYIACFNKEALSIDKADDKILVAAFTNGQRKGKFRFSLYKNDPKTMLDVLYRATKYMNAEEALLAREEKPKKRERQEEAWQDRGQKMARTGEKRDDRRSKPSIGRFTNFTPLNTLIDQVLLQIKDEGALTFLSKLKGDPSKRSRDKYCRFHQDHGHDTSKCYDLKQQIEALIGQGKLQKFVDKEGIEQNQRAPAQRENKRPWPPLGDVRIIIGGSTSSSSKKAKTYLQMVQNIQLTGYAPKMARVDNLVIGFMEEDA from the coding sequence ATGAGCATTAGGCAACAGGAAGAtgtgacattgaggtcttatatcgCCTGCTTCAACAAGGAAGCACTCTCGATTGATAAAGCTGACGACAAGATACTCGTAGCAGCCTTCACGAATGGGCAACGAAAGGGTAAGTTTCGATTCTCCTTATACAAGAATGACCCGAAAACCATGTTGGATgtactttacagggccaccaagtacatgaatgctgaagaAGCGTTGTTGGCCCGTGAAGAGAAGcctaagaagagagagaggcaggAGGAAGCCTGGCAGGATAGGGGCCAAAAGATGGCAAGAACTGGAGAAAAAAGAGATGATCGACGATCCAAACCCTCGATAGGGAGATTCACAAACTTCACCCCCCTGAATACCCTGATTGATCAAGTCCTACTGCAGATCAAAGACGAAGGAGCCTTAACGTTCCTCAGCAAATTGAAGGGTGATCCCAGCAAGAGATCTAGGGATAAATATTGTCGTTTCCACCAAGACCACGGTCACGACACGTCTAAATGCTATGACCTGAAGCAGCAGATAGAGGCCCTTATTGGCCAAGGGAAACTGCAAAAATTTGTCGACAAGGAAGGAATAGAACAAAACCAAAGAGCACCAGCCCAGAGAGAAAACAAACGACCCTGGCCACCCTTGGGAGATGTAAGGATAATCATAGGGGGCAGTACTTCCAGTTCCTCTAAAAAGGCTAAGACATACCTACAAATGGTACAGAATATTCAACTAACAGGGTATGCCCCAAAGATGGCGCGAGTCGATAATCTCGTAATTGGGTTCATGGAGGAAGATGCCTGA